In a genomic window of Desulfopila inferna:
- a CDS encoding PAS domain-containing sensor histidine kinase translates to MNLHKFSDHKKEPEMEFKINYQQLVETISCIIIGINEKGMITFFNRFSEELFGYSREEVAGEPFVGRILPEKDSEGEDNSELIAKIIQDHGPNNRIESKALTKNGKEVWFTWSVRSIKNGQTVQLLIEGNDSSELHQQRERAENAYQIIDNSPDMIARLDVQKRLEEILHREQQQLRMSEDHLKSVLNNSMDASYRRDLRRNTYDYVSPVISRITGIPVEEFAAFSIADICNRIHPEDVERFQEELDQIMESDIPSGSLEYRFRAKGGEYIWVGDNVVIIRDEKGEPIYRVGNFRDINDVKNIEEKLRLSEERLRFALTAADIGIWDLDLITDTAERSLEHDKIWGYAEMQPKWGYKIAMRHVLSEDRPIFEEAFSRAEETGLLSCKVRVCWPDGSIHWISPKGRVFYDDQGRPKRMIGVVMDITERKKAKMELERSNKDLEQFAYAVSHDLQEPLRSIVGFLQLLQLHLGNQLDEKGQDYLERTVAAGRRMKIMIEDFLSLSRVTTRQNKFITTNIDYLVKRVVDDLRTALDEKHADVYCEQLPTLSVDASQIQSLFRNLISNSIKYNKSSRPKIEIGCSPYADGYQFFVKDNGIGFSPLYRERVFKLFQRLHTDSEYPGTGIGLALCQKIVERHGGKIWVESLPGKGSTFYFTFPKNR, encoded by the coding sequence ATGAATTTACATAAATTTAGTGATCATAAGAAAGAGCCCGAAATGGAGTTCAAAATTAACTATCAGCAACTGGTCGAGACGATTAGTTGTATCATCATAGGTATCAATGAGAAGGGAATGATCACCTTTTTCAACCGCTTTAGCGAAGAATTATTCGGCTATTCGCGAGAAGAGGTAGCTGGAGAGCCATTTGTCGGTAGGATTCTGCCCGAAAAGGATAGTGAGGGAGAAGATAATTCAGAACTCATCGCCAAGATCATCCAGGACCACGGTCCAAATAATAGAATTGAAAGCAAAGCGTTAACTAAAAACGGAAAGGAAGTTTGGTTTACTTGGAGCGTCAGGAGTATTAAAAATGGCCAGACTGTCCAGCTGCTGATCGAAGGCAATGACTCCAGCGAGCTGCACCAGCAGAGAGAACGGGCTGAAAACGCCTATCAGATAATTGACAATTCCCCCGACATGATTGCTCGCCTGGATGTCCAGAAACGTCTAGAGGAAATTCTGCATCGAGAACAGCAGCAGTTGCGAATGAGCGAAGATCATTTAAAGAGTGTCCTCAATAATTCAATGGATGCTTCTTATCGCCGGGATCTGCGTAGAAATACTTATGATTATGTAAGCCCCGTCATCAGCCGAATTACCGGAATTCCTGTGGAGGAGTTCGCAGCATTTTCCATTGCAGACATATGTAACCGTATACATCCGGAAGATGTTGAACGTTTTCAAGAAGAACTTGACCAGATAATGGAAAGCGACATACCTTCCGGGTCTCTGGAATATCGATTCAGGGCAAAAGGCGGTGAGTATATCTGGGTTGGTGATAACGTGGTCATAATCCGCGACGAAAAGGGTGAGCCGATATATAGGGTAGGTAATTTCCGTGATATCAATGACGTGAAAAATATAGAGGAAAAGCTGCGACTGAGCGAAGAACGGCTGCGGTTTGCCCTGACCGCGGCCGATATCGGTATATGGGATCTGGACCTGATCACCGATACCGCAGAAAGATCGCTGGAACACGATAAAATCTGGGGCTATGCCGAGATGCAGCCGAAATGGGGGTATAAGATCGCGATGCGCCACGTGTTGTCCGAGGACCGGCCCATTTTTGAGGAAGCCTTTTCCAGGGCCGAAGAAACGGGGTTGCTGTCATGCAAGGTGCGGGTCTGCTGGCCGGACGGCAGTATACACTGGATTTCCCCGAAAGGACGCGTGTTTTATGATGATCAGGGACGGCCTAAACGCATGATAGGCGTTGTGATGGATATCACCGAGCGCAAAAAGGCAAAGATGGAACTGGAGCGTTCAAATAAGGATCTTGAACAATTCGCCTATGCGGTCTCTCATGACCTTCAAGAGCCATTACGTTCTATAGTCGGCTTCCTCCAGCTGCTACAACTCCATCTTGGCAATCAACTGGATGAGAAGGGTCAGGATTATCTGGAGAGAACTGTGGCTGCCGGTCGTCGTATGAAGATCATGATCGAAGATTTCCTGTCACTGTCGCGAGTGACCACTCGCCAGAATAAGTTTATCACTACAAACATCGATTATCTTGTCAAAAGGGTTGTAGATGATCTTAGAACAGCACTGGATGAGAAACATGCAGATGTCTATTGCGAGCAGCTGCCAACCCTCTCTGTTGATGCCAGCCAGATCCAAAGCCTCTTTCGCAATCTTATATCGAACAGTATTAAATACAACAAAAGCTCACGCCCCAAAATTGAGATCGGTTGCAGCCCGTATGCAGATGGTTATCAATTTTTTGTCAAAGATAATGGGATCGGTTTTTCGCCACTATATCGCGAGCGCGTCTTTAAGTTGTTTCAACGTCTTCATACTGACAGTGAATATCCGGGAACAGGTATAGGTCTCGCCTTGTGTCAGAAGATTGTTGAACGCCATGGCGGGAAGATCTGGGTAGAATCTCTGCCGGGGAAAGGATCAACTTTTTATTTTACCTTTCCCAAGAACCGTTAA
- a CDS encoding 5-bromo-4-chloroindolyl phosphate hydrolysis family protein, translating to MGKKSHQGWARALESMVAEGTNLFAQWFPKGAAELEKQAREKAKAVQSYRQRRREAAALRPRKSRLLWLLPLPLIPAMVIALGGGNFTVFVSNACSYGLFLAAAVLTRHGFRQEVNLRQQRFQKTIRWPFKTMGGLTVALATGITAWAGAGHDIATSIGFGAGSFVAFVLLYGLDLYTQPVAVKDNVGNTQPVTEALQQAEQQILHIEQAAARINQPELNQRLARISALGRDILTEIARDPRDFRRARKFLNIYLDGAQRVVTGYAETHANLRNQTLEDNFRRVLVTIEEVFGQQYERLLENDLRDLDVDIEVLENQLKREGLH from the coding sequence ATGGGAAAGAAATCTCATCAGGGGTGGGCCCGTGCCCTTGAATCAATGGTAGCGGAAGGGACGAACCTTTTTGCTCAATGGTTTCCCAAAGGAGCGGCCGAACTTGAAAAACAGGCCAGGGAAAAAGCCAAGGCCGTGCAGAGTTATCGACAGCGCAGGCGGGAAGCAGCTGCCCTCAGGCCCCGTAAGTCAAGATTGTTGTGGTTGCTGCCTCTGCCTTTGATCCCAGCCATGGTGATCGCGCTTGGCGGCGGCAACTTCACGGTTTTTGTGAGCAATGCCTGCTCATATGGCCTATTTCTGGCAGCCGCCGTGCTTACACGTCATGGATTTCGCCAGGAGGTAAACCTGCGGCAGCAGCGTTTTCAAAAAACCATACGCTGGCCCTTTAAAACCATGGGTGGGCTGACAGTCGCCCTGGCCACCGGTATTACCGCCTGGGCCGGTGCCGGGCATGATATCGCCACTTCCATCGGCTTTGGGGCAGGCTCTTTTGTTGCTTTTGTTTTGCTCTATGGACTTGATCTTTATACCCAGCCGGTGGCGGTGAAAGATAATGTCGGCAACACTCAGCCCGTTACAGAGGCTCTGCAACAGGCTGAGCAGCAGATTTTACACATTGAGCAGGCCGCCGCCCGCATCAATCAACCCGAGTTGAATCAGCGGCTGGCTCGAATATCTGCTCTTGGCCGGGATATTCTGACGGAGATAGCCCGCGATCCCCGCGATTTTCGCCGGGCGCGCAAATTTCTCAACATCTATCTCGATGGTGCTCAACGGGTGGTCACCGGCTATGCAGAGACCCACGCGAACCTCCGCAATCAGACTCTGGAGGATAATTTCCGTCGTGTACTCGTGACCATAGAAGAAGTTTTCGGACAGCAGTATGAGCGCCTTCTTGAGAACGACCTGCGTGATCTTGACGTTGATATAGAGGTGCTGGAGAACCAATTGAAGCGCGAGGGTTTGCATTGA
- a CDS encoding HAD-IIB family hydrolase, producing the protein MEPNGLYILLFSIHGLIRSESPELGVDADTGGQVKYVLELAKTLGEQKEVARVDLFTRLIESKSVAPDYSNVIEEISEKVRIVRIRCGGRKYIRKELLWPHLEEFIDNTIRYIKSQDRSPDVFHGHYTDAGYVAMELAAAFDTPLVFTGHSMGRNKKTKLLADGLSEKRINSHYKMSTRIGREEKIIRKADLIVTSTQQEIDKQYGLYTNGKHRNFAVIPPGIDLEVFYPYYDLQIDSELLSDEVKQTRVTLLNELNRFWAKPEKPFILALCRPDHRKNITGLIKAYGSDKSLQAIANLAIFAGIRNDISKMEENEKDVLTNMLLQMDTYDLYGKLAIPKKHDFATEVPELYRLCAETRGVFVNPALIEPFGITLIEASAVGLPIVATQEGGPRDIVENCDNGILVDVGDSEKVALAIHSLLVDQEAWNMYSNNGINGVRRHYSWNAHCKKYLAQLRQLFPDTVEEQEKEKIVVPYGSERPSFGKRLTNVNRLMITTIDNTLVGNDAHMRELFQLLESHQEELAWGIATGRSLELALEAMTEYDIPIPDILLCSVGTEIYYGPDFRMDKGWQNQISYQWKPEAIKDALDSFDFLVFQEAEGQSNYKISYYLEEKDGRLDQIRQKLAEYRLRCNVIYTHGQFLDILPLRASKGRAIDYISYKYEFSPRYIMVAGDSSDDEDMITGKTRGLIVANQSEKMNKLKGKTNIYFSSEQYAAGIIDGLYQYGFLQK; encoded by the coding sequence ATGGAACCAAACGGACTATATATCCTCCTTTTCAGTATCCACGGGCTTATCCGCAGCGAGTCTCCCGAGTTAGGTGTGGATGCGGATACCGGGGGCCAGGTTAAATATGTTCTCGAACTGGCCAAAACCCTGGGTGAGCAGAAGGAGGTAGCCCGGGTCGACCTTTTCACCAGACTGATAGAGAGCAAATCAGTCGCCCCGGATTACAGCAATGTCATTGAAGAAATCTCCGAAAAGGTTCGCATCGTTCGAATACGATGCGGCGGCAGAAAATATATCCGCAAAGAACTGCTCTGGCCTCATCTGGAGGAGTTTATCGACAACACCATCCGCTATATAAAGTCACAGGACCGAAGCCCCGACGTTTTTCACGGGCATTATACCGATGCGGGCTATGTTGCCATGGAGCTTGCCGCCGCTTTCGATACTCCTCTGGTGTTTACCGGGCATTCCATGGGGCGCAACAAGAAGACTAAACTGCTGGCTGATGGTCTGAGTGAAAAGAGAATCAACAGCCATTACAAAATGTCCACCCGTATCGGCAGGGAAGAAAAAATTATCAGGAAGGCCGATCTCATTGTAACTTCAACACAGCAGGAGATCGATAAACAGTATGGCCTTTACACCAACGGCAAGCATCGCAATTTCGCTGTGATCCCCCCCGGCATCGACCTGGAAGTCTTTTACCCTTATTATGATCTGCAGATAGACAGCGAGCTTCTCAGCGATGAGGTCAAGCAGACCAGGGTGACGCTTCTCAATGAACTGAACCGTTTTTGGGCCAAACCTGAAAAACCGTTTATTCTCGCCCTGTGCCGACCAGACCATAGAAAGAATATTACCGGTTTGATCAAGGCCTACGGCAGTGACAAGAGTCTGCAGGCCATAGCCAATCTGGCGATTTTTGCAGGTATAAGAAATGATATCAGCAAAATGGAAGAAAATGAAAAGGATGTTCTTACGAACATGCTGCTGCAGATGGATACCTATGATCTTTACGGTAAACTGGCGATCCCGAAAAAGCACGATTTTGCAACTGAAGTCCCGGAACTGTACAGGCTTTGTGCGGAGACGCGCGGAGTATTTGTCAATCCCGCTCTTATCGAACCTTTCGGTATTACCCTGATCGAGGCCTCTGCCGTTGGCCTGCCGATAGTGGCGACTCAGGAGGGCGGCCCTCGGGATATTGTCGAGAATTGCGACAATGGCATTCTCGTGGATGTCGGAGACTCGGAAAAAGTGGCTCTAGCAATACATTCACTCCTGGTTGACCAGGAAGCATGGAATATGTATTCGAACAATGGCATCAACGGGGTACGCCGGCATTATTCATGGAATGCCCATTGTAAAAAATACCTGGCCCAGCTCCGTCAATTGTTTCCCGACACTGTGGAAGAGCAGGAAAAGGAAAAGATCGTTGTTCCCTATGGCAGTGAACGGCCCTCATTCGGCAAGCGATTAACAAATGTAAATCGTCTTATGATCACCACCATAGATAATACCCTGGTCGGCAATGATGCCCATATGCGGGAGCTGTTCCAGCTCCTGGAAAGCCATCAGGAAGAACTGGCCTGGGGGATCGCCACCGGACGCAGTCTCGAACTGGCCCTGGAGGCGATGACGGAATATGACATTCCCATACCTGATATCCTCTTATGCTCCGTTGGCACGGAAATATATTACGGTCCCGATTTTCGCATGGATAAAGGCTGGCAAAATCAGATTTCCTATCAGTGGAAGCCGGAGGCCATAAAGGATGCCCTCGATTCCTTTGATTTTTTGGTCTTTCAGGAGGCCGAGGGGCAGAGTAATTATAAGATAAGCTACTACCTGGAAGAAAAGGACGGACGTCTCGATCAGATTCGTCAAAAACTGGCGGAATACCGGCTGCGCTGTAATGTCATCTATACCCACGGACAGTTTTTAGATATCCTGCCGCTTCGTGCCTCAAAGGGCAGGGCGATTGATTATATCAGCTATAAATACGAATTTTCTCCGCGCTATATCATGGTTGCCGGCGATTCGAGCGACGATGAAGATATGATCACCGGAAAAACACGGGGTCTTATCGTTGCCAATCAAAGCGAGAAGATGAACAAACTGAAGGGGAAGACCAACATTTATTTCAGTTCCGAACAATATGCCGCCGGTATAATCGACGGACTTTACCAGTATGGTTTTCTGCAAAAATAG
- the cyoB gene encoding cytochrome o ubiquinol oxidase subunit I, translating into MFGKLNINAVPYHDPIAMGAVIGSILLGLLILGFITYQRRWTYLWAGWLISLDHKKIGIMYIILALVMLLRGFSDAVMMRAQQAIAVGGFEGFLHADHYNQIFTAHGTIMIIFVAMPFLTGLMNIIVPPQIGARDVAFPYLNSLSFWLTAAGAMLVMQSLGVGEFSKAGWSGYAPLSELEYSPETGVDYWLWALQIAGIGSLLTSINFIVTILRMRAPGMTLMRMPIFTWNTLCTSILILFSFPVLTAALSMLTLDRYLDMHFFTNTLGGNTMMYVNLFWIWGHPEVYIVVLPAFGVYSEIVATFSRKPLFGYVSMVWATVAITVLSFSVWVHHFFTMGAGPNVNLFFGITTMIIAVPTGVKIFNWLFTMFRGRVRLATPMYWTLGFISTFAVGGMTGVLLAAPPADFVFHNSLFLVAHFHNVLIPGALFGYFAAYSYWFPKAIGFPLDEKWGKRAFWCWLIGFYLAFIPLYILGFMGMSRRLSFYENTAWQPYLVIAAVGTFIILFGVICQMIQLLVSIKNRDATRDLTGDSWDDGRTLEWATASPPPVYNFATIPVVHSRDAFEDMKERGTAYQRPDHYEDIHMPKDTAFGLVNGVLAFVFGFAMVWYIWWLAIVAALGVLVTIIARASDDKIHYFIPAAIVEDTENEWYRQLDASAAMHAAEKPGTAKP; encoded by the coding sequence ATGTTTGGAAAATTAAACATCAACGCCGTCCCTTATCATGACCCCATCGCCATGGGCGCCGTGATCGGTTCTATATTACTGGGCCTGCTGATCCTGGGTTTTATTACCTACCAGCGAAGGTGGACATATCTCTGGGCAGGATGGCTGATCAGCCTCGATCATAAAAAGATCGGTATCATGTATATTATTCTGGCACTGGTGATGCTGCTGCGTGGATTTTCCGATGCCGTCATGATGCGGGCTCAACAGGCCATAGCAGTGGGTGGATTCGAGGGCTTTCTTCATGCGGACCACTACAACCAGATTTTCACGGCCCATGGCACCATAATGATTATTTTTGTAGCCATGCCGTTTCTCACTGGCTTGATGAACATCATCGTTCCGCCGCAGATCGGCGCCCGTGACGTCGCCTTTCCCTATCTCAATTCGTTGAGTTTCTGGCTGACCGCGGCTGGAGCGATGCTGGTCATGCAGTCTCTGGGAGTGGGAGAGTTCTCCAAAGCCGGCTGGTCCGGATACGCGCCGCTGTCGGAGTTGGAGTACAGCCCGGAAACCGGGGTCGATTACTGGCTGTGGGCATTGCAGATCGCCGGTATCGGCTCGTTATTGACCAGCATCAATTTCATCGTCACTATTCTCAGGATGCGCGCCCCGGGGATGACGCTTATGCGCATGCCGATCTTCACCTGGAATACGTTGTGCACCTCCATCCTCATACTTTTTTCATTCCCTGTTCTTACCGCCGCCCTTTCCATGCTGACGCTCGACCGCTATTTGGACATGCATTTTTTCACCAATACTCTGGGCGGCAACACCATGATGTATGTCAATCTCTTCTGGATCTGGGGTCATCCCGAAGTCTACATCGTCGTCCTGCCGGCCTTCGGTGTATATTCGGAGATCGTTGCCACCTTTTCGAGAAAACCGTTGTTCGGGTATGTCTCGATGGTCTGGGCAACCGTAGCGATTACGGTTCTGTCGTTTTCCGTATGGGTGCATCATTTCTTCACCATGGGTGCGGGACCTAACGTCAACCTCTTCTTCGGCATCACGACCATGATCATCGCCGTTCCCACCGGCGTCAAGATTTTCAACTGGCTTTTCACTATGTTCCGTGGCCGCGTCAGATTGGCAACACCGATGTACTGGACCCTTGGATTTATATCAACATTTGCGGTGGGTGGCATGACCGGCGTTTTGCTGGCGGCACCCCCTGCCGACTTTGTCTTTCATAACAGCCTGTTTTTAGTTGCCCACTTCCATAATGTATTGATTCCCGGGGCCCTGTTTGGCTATTTTGCCGCCTATTCGTATTGGTTTCCCAAAGCAATCGGCTTTCCCCTGGATGAAAAATGGGGCAAACGGGCCTTCTGGTGCTGGCTTATCGGCTTTTATCTTGCTTTCATTCCCCTGTACATCCTCGGCTTTATGGGAATGTCACGCCGTCTTTCCTTCTATGAAAATACGGCCTGGCAACCATACCTGGTCATCGCTGCGGTGGGAACGTTTATCATTCTCTTCGGAGTAATCTGCCAGATGATTCAGCTGCTGGTCAGTATCAAAAACAGAGACGCCACCCGAGATTTGACTGGTGATTCCTGGGATGACGGCCGCACCCTCGAGTGGGCCACTGCCTCGCCGCCACCGGTCTACAACTTCGCCACCATTCCGGTGGTGCACAGCAGAGACGCCTTCGAGGATATGAAGGAGCGAGGTACGGCTTATCAAAGACCGGATCATTACGAGGATATCCATATGCCCAAGGATACAGCCTTTGGTCTCGTCAACGGTGTTCTTGCTTTTGTTTTCGGCTTTGCCATGGTCTGGTACATCTGGTGGCTGGCCATCGTTGCCGCCCTGGGAGTGCTTGTCACAATCATAGCCCGCGCCTCCGATGACAAGATCCATTACTTTATCCCTGCCGCCATCGTCGAAGACACCGAAAACGAGTGGTACCGGCAGTTGGATGCCTCTGCAGCGATGCATGCGGCAGAAAAACCAGGAACCGCAAAACCATAG
- a CDS encoding toxic anion resistance protein gives MNETELKNIESSLLQGKPPVAYRQADPPERKEIEALIKQIDLDDSHSLLYFGAPAQQQLASISDDMLEGVRNKDTGPAGEALNRMVGTVRDFELDDLDPNRKPGFFSRLLKKTKPMAQFLQRYEEVRNQIDAIGDELERHKTQLLKDIASLDRLYAANLEYFHHLERYIAAGEEKLKQLDELDIPTMARQAEEGKSMTAVQQLRDLRANRDALERRVHDLKLTRQVAMQSLPSIRLVQENDKGLINKIISTTANTLPLWRQQLAQAVTIHRSREAAGVIRSASDLTNELLKANAENLKQGNAEARREIERGVFDIEAVKQANASLIETIEESLNIADEGRKKRKQAELELGNLEAELRRTLIDAGERVREQL, from the coding sequence ATGAACGAAACGGAACTTAAAAATATAGAATCAAGCTTGCTTCAGGGCAAGCCGCCGGTGGCCTACCGCCAGGCAGATCCTCCAGAACGCAAGGAAATTGAGGCACTGATTAAGCAGATCGACCTCGATGACAGCCACAGCCTGCTCTATTTCGGTGCACCGGCCCAGCAGCAGCTGGCAAGCATCTCCGACGACATGCTGGAAGGGGTGCGCAACAAGGACACCGGACCCGCGGGAGAGGCTCTCAACCGTATGGTGGGTACAGTACGTGACTTCGAACTGGATGATCTGGATCCCAACCGCAAACCCGGATTCTTTTCCCGCCTGCTGAAAAAGACCAAGCCCATGGCTCAATTTCTCCAGCGTTACGAGGAAGTACGCAACCAGATAGACGCTATCGGTGATGAACTTGAGCGGCACAAGACCCAACTGCTCAAGGATATAGCCTCGCTTGATCGCCTCTATGCTGCTAATCTTGAGTATTTTCACCATCTGGAACGCTATATAGCAGCAGGGGAGGAGAAACTGAAGCAGCTCGACGAGCTGGATATCCCCACTATGGCACGGCAGGCGGAAGAAGGAAAATCTATGACCGCGGTTCAGCAATTGCGGGATCTGCGAGCCAATCGCGACGCCCTGGAGCGGCGCGTGCATGATCTTAAATTGACCCGCCAGGTGGCGATGCAGAGTCTGCCCAGCATAAGGCTGGTACAGGAGAACGATAAGGGATTGATCAACAAAATCATCTCCACCACTGCCAACACCCTGCCTCTGTGGCGGCAGCAGCTGGCCCAGGCCGTGACTATTCACCGCTCCCGCGAGGCGGCCGGAGTCATCCGCTCTGCCAGCGATCTGACCAACGAACTGCTGAAAGCCAATGCCGAAAACCTCAAGCAGGGCAATGCAGAAGCCCGGCGCGAGATTGAACGGGGCGTCTTCGATATCGAAGCGGTCAAGCAGGCTAATGCCTCACTCATCGAGACCATTGAGGAAAGCCTGAATATCGCTGATGAAGGCCGAAAAAAACGAAAGCAGGCTGAACTCGAGTTGGGGAATCTTGAAGCCGAATTGCGCAGAACGCTTATCGATGCCGGAGAACGGGTGCGGGAACAGCTGTGA
- a CDS encoding flavodoxin domain-containing protein: MARALIVYATRTGESQKIAELIAEGLRFSANEVTIKDVNEIKKESDLAGYDIYAFGSPTYHGEMMTRMKSFLFIAEKADLKGKKGGSFGSFGWSGEAAERIFDTMKNIYEMDMVDSPLMLKGISVDGGVKVAQDYGKKLSARITA, encoded by the coding sequence ATGGCTCGAGCACTTATTGTTTATGCAACCCGTACAGGTGAAAGCCAGAAAATCGCCGAACTCATCGCCGAAGGGCTTCGTTTTTCGGCCAATGAGGTGACTATTAAAGACGTCAATGAGATCAAAAAGGAGAGTGATCTTGCCGGCTATGATATTTATGCATTCGGCTCACCCACCTACCATGGTGAAATGATGACCAGGATGAAGAGCTTTCTGTTTATCGCCGAAAAGGCAGATCTGAAGGGGAAAAAAGGAGGATCATTCGGCTCCTTCGGCTGGAGCGGGGAAGCCGCTGAACGAATATTCGATACCATGAAAAACATTTATGAAATGGATATGGTCGATTCTCCGCTGATGTTGAAAGGTATTTCGGTCGATGGAGGTGTCAAGGTAGCACAGGATTATGGCAAGAAGCTGTCTGCCAGGATTACTGCATAA
- the cyoA gene encoding ubiquinol oxidase subunit II: MNKLSFHSPKAKIMATFFWVLISFCSAALLGGCSEMVLLNPKGPVGETERFVIIVAFILMLIVVIPVIIMAFSFPWKYRASNTTAKYLPKWSYSGRIELVIWLTPAVIVIGLGTLIWNATFELDPYRPLDSDAEPVTIEAISLDWKWLFIYPEQNIAVVNEIVFPTDVPLNFRITSDTVMTSFFIPQLGSQIYAMAGMATKLHLLASEPGVFAGQNQQFSGSGYSYMNFTATATSPEQYEAWLQKIRNSPEALDIAKYEELVEPTPGYPVTYFSSVKANLFEDIMAKYNASGSAKDAIRRKSVSMPVQNVAGLEGE, translated from the coding sequence ATGAACAAATTGTCTTTTCATTCGCCCAAAGCAAAGATAATGGCAACCTTCTTCTGGGTGCTGATTTCCTTCTGCAGCGCCGCCCTGCTCGGCGGCTGCAGCGAAATGGTCCTCCTTAACCCCAAGGGACCTGTGGGCGAGACCGAACGCTTCGTCATCATTGTGGCCTTTATCCTGATGCTGATCGTTGTTATTCCGGTTATCATCATGGCCTTTTCTTTCCCCTGGAAATATCGAGCTTCAAATACCACCGCGAAATATCTGCCCAAATGGAGCTATTCCGGCAGAATTGAGCTGGTCATCTGGCTGACCCCGGCAGTTATCGTTATCGGCCTGGGGACGCTGATCTGGAACGCAACCTTTGAGCTGGACCCATACAGGCCCCTGGACTCCGATGCCGAACCCGTCACTATCGAAGCCATATCTCTGGACTGGAAATGGCTGTTTATCTATCCCGAGCAGAACATCGCCGTCGTCAATGAAATAGTGTTTCCCACCGATGTACCGCTCAATTTCAGAATTACTTCCGATACTGTCATGACCTCCTTTTTTATACCGCAGCTTGGCAGTCAGATATATGCCATGGCCGGAATGGCGACAAAGCTGCATCTGCTGGCCAGCGAGCCGGGGGTCTTCGCCGGCCAGAACCAGCAGTTCAGCGGCAGCGGCTACTCCTATATGAATTTCACGGCAACCGCAACTTCCCCTGAACAGTACGAGGCATGGCTGCAAAAGATCAGAAACTCACCTGAAGCCCTCGATATCGCGAAATATGAGGAGTTGGTTGAACCAACCCCGGGGTATCCGGTTACCTATTTTTCTTCGGTCAAAGCCAATCTATTTGAGGATATTATGGCCAAATACAACGCAAGCGGCAGTGCAAAAGACGCCATCAGGAGGAAATCCGTTTCCATGCCTGTGCAGAACGTTGCCGGCCTGGAAGGAGAATGA
- a CDS encoding UbiA family prenyltransferase, with protein sequence MNVTESRRVSRLKLFMALSRTPHGLLDMCTPLLAALLWLGRPPEPEIIVLGMIAAFAGYTAVYALNDIVDYENDKKKIIQSGFHRDTGYLDASFIRHPLAQGFLSMTEAVVWTASWMMISLTSAYLLNPICALILIVGCALEILYCLLLQVSHLRTMVSGVVKTLGGLAAVFAVDASPDPMLLLLIFSWLFLWEIGGQNVPADWHDIQEDITLQARTVPVSLGARIASMIVLGTLSASLILGGVLFLAAPLRFPLPFYLGTILAGLYLLILPALRLFRTRDRDEASALFNRASYYPCVLFILTLATLTPVFR encoded by the coding sequence ATGAACGTCACCGAAAGTAGAAGAGTTTCCAGGCTAAAGCTGTTCATGGCTCTTTCCAGAACACCGCACGGCTTGCTCGATATGTGCACACCATTGCTGGCGGCTTTGCTGTGGCTGGGAAGACCTCCCGAACCGGAGATTATTGTGCTCGGCATGATCGCTGCTTTTGCCGGATATACCGCGGTCTATGCCCTGAATGATATTGTCGATTATGAAAACGACAAAAAAAAGATTATTCAAAGCGGCTTTCATCGGGACACCGGCTATCTCGATGCCTCCTTTATCCGACATCCCCTGGCCCAGGGATTCTTGAGCATGACCGAAGCAGTTGTATGGACCGCGAGCTGGATGATGATTTCCCTGACCAGCGCCTATCTGCTCAATCCCATATGCGCCCTCATCCTGATAGTTGGTTGCGCTCTGGAGATTCTCTACTGCCTTTTGCTGCAGGTAAGTCACCTCCGCACCATGGTAAGCGGTGTTGTAAAAACACTCGGGGGCCTTGCTGCGGTATTTGCAGTTGACGCCTCTCCGGATCCCATGCTGCTGCTCTTGATTTTCTCCTGGCTGTTTCTCTGGGAGATTGGTGGTCAGAATGTGCCGGCTGACTGGCATGACATCCAGGAGGATATTACCCTGCAAGCCAGGACTGTTCCTGTTTCCCTGGGAGCCCGGATTGCCAGCATGATTGTTCTGGGTACCCTGAGCGCAAGCCTTATTCTCGGCGGTGTGCTTTTCCTGGCCGCTCCTCTGCGCTTCCCGCTCCCTTTCTACCTGGGTACGATTTTGGCAGGCCTGTATCTGCTGATACTGCCGGCGCTGCGCCTTTTTCGGACCAGGGACAGAGATGAGGCATCGGCTCTGTTCAACCGGGCAAGCTATTATCCCTGTGTCCTTTTCATTCTGACTCTGGCGACTTTGACTCCGGTTTTCAGGTGA